In a genomic window of Amycolatopsis japonica:
- a CDS encoding BTAD domain-containing putative transcriptional regulator — MRIGMLGPFEVHTDDGGLADVPGARLRGLLIALALEPGRVVPKATLVDWIWGEQPPADATNALQRLVSRLRKVLPDGVVEGQTDGYRLKVAPEDVDAVRFERLIEQARGDEEPRRLREALGLWRGAAMQDVGLQDSGAFDAAVTRLEGLRLTALEDRFDAELDLGHGANLVTELTDLVAAHPLRERLVAALLRALAATGRDTEALLVYQRTREALADALGVDPSPELSAVHVQLLRGELGRREENRKTNVRAELTSFVGKDDDVAKVRELVAERRLTTLIGPGGSGKTRLATETARAVLGDLPDGAWLVELAAIGPDDDVAQATLAALGLRDALLGDSSNAEPAERVVAAIRDREVLLILDNCEHVIEAAAAFAHRVLGECRRLRILATSREPLGITGETLWHVVPLAVPDRHAAPGEIESSPAVRLLRDRASAVRKDFVADKTTLDTMARVCRILDGMPLAIELAAARLRTMSVEQLANRLDDRFRLLTGGSRTALPRHRTLRAMVDWSWELLSDAERTVLCRLSVFSGGASLEAAERVCVSEAVEEYEVLELLTALTEKSLLVSAGDEAPRYRMLGTIKEYAAQRLAEADGTLLARHAHLAYFTGLAEAAEPMLRQAEQLEWLAKLNAEHDNITAAMRGALTAGEAPEAMRLAAACGWYWWLSGHRTEGMELVSAAVKTPGEVPEEIAAVVYGLVSLFVSSGFADEHTAAKWIHESYRLGTRTEKKHPLLGLVVPLERMLAGDEALSAWEPVLADENPWVRALGRLHLGKMRVSLGHPGREADEYLEGALSEFRAIGERFGISFALTELADRLATRGEFATACEYYEQAVTVVTEVGSVEDLIRLRSRQAQLFWLMGDEEASAAAAADAERRAERVTWPGALGMFALSQAELLHWRGETEEAAKQLDFATTVMGDEAGLGHVRAITHDLRGYFTDDLGRSREHRQSAYQAASEVQYQPLIAHVLVGIADLALRQDDAEQAARLLGAADELRGLPDRSRPDVTRIDETVLRRLGEAKFAEAAREGAAADWKQLAEVTLAS, encoded by the coding sequence ATGCGGATCGGGATGCTGGGGCCCTTCGAGGTGCACACGGACGACGGCGGGCTCGCCGACGTGCCGGGCGCGCGGCTGCGCGGGCTGTTGATCGCCCTCGCGCTCGAGCCGGGCCGTGTGGTCCCGAAAGCGACGCTCGTCGACTGGATCTGGGGCGAGCAGCCCCCGGCCGACGCGACGAACGCCTTGCAGCGCTTGGTTTCCCGGCTGCGGAAGGTGCTCCCGGACGGCGTCGTCGAGGGTCAGACCGATGGCTACCGGCTGAAGGTGGCGCCCGAAGACGTCGACGCCGTGCGTTTCGAGCGGCTCATCGAGCAGGCTCGCGGCGACGAGGAGCCGAGGCGGCTGCGCGAGGCGCTCGGGCTGTGGCGCGGGGCGGCCATGCAGGACGTCGGCCTGCAGGACAGCGGCGCGTTCGACGCCGCGGTCACCCGGCTCGAAGGGCTTCGCCTGACGGCGTTGGAGGACCGGTTCGACGCGGAACTCGACCTCGGGCACGGCGCGAACCTGGTCACCGAGCTGACCGATCTGGTGGCCGCGCACCCGCTGCGCGAGCGGCTCGTCGCCGCGTTGCTGCGGGCCCTCGCGGCGACCGGCCGTGACACCGAAGCGCTGCTCGTCTACCAGCGCACGCGGGAAGCACTGGCCGACGCGCTCGGCGTCGATCCCTCGCCGGAACTGTCCGCGGTGCACGTCCAGCTGCTGCGGGGCGAGCTGGGACGGCGCGAGGAGAACCGCAAGACCAACGTGCGCGCCGAGCTGACCAGCTTCGTCGGCAAGGACGACGACGTCGCCAAGGTCCGCGAGCTCGTCGCCGAGCGCCGGCTCACCACCCTGATCGGGCCCGGCGGTTCGGGGAAGACCAGGCTGGCCACGGAAACCGCGCGCGCCGTGCTCGGCGACCTCCCGGACGGGGCGTGGCTGGTGGAGCTCGCGGCCATCGGCCCGGATGATGACGTAGCTCAAGCGACGCTCGCGGCGCTGGGCCTGCGGGACGCGCTGCTCGGCGACTCGTCGAACGCCGAACCCGCCGAGCGGGTCGTCGCCGCGATCCGCGACCGGGAAGTCCTGCTGATCCTGGACAACTGCGAGCACGTGATCGAGGCGGCCGCGGCCTTCGCCCATCGGGTGCTCGGGGAATGTCGTCGTCTCCGGATCCTGGCGACGAGCCGGGAGCCGCTCGGCATCACCGGCGAGACGTTGTGGCATGTCGTGCCGCTGGCCGTCCCGGACCGGCACGCCGCCCCCGGCGAGATCGAGTCCTCCCCCGCCGTCCGGTTGCTGCGGGACCGGGCGAGCGCGGTGCGCAAGGATTTCGTGGCCGACAAGACCACTCTCGACACGATGGCGCGCGTGTGCCGGATCCTGGACGGGATGCCGCTGGCGATCGAGCTGGCCGCGGCCAGGCTGCGCACGATGTCCGTCGAGCAGCTCGCGAACCGGCTCGACGACCGGTTCCGCCTGCTCACCGGCGGCAGCCGGACCGCGCTGCCCCGGCACCGGACGTTGCGCGCCATGGTCGACTGGAGCTGGGAGCTGCTGTCCGACGCCGAACGGACGGTCTTGTGCCGTCTCTCGGTGTTCTCGGGCGGGGCGAGCCTGGAAGCGGCCGAGCGGGTCTGCGTCAGCGAGGCCGTCGAGGAGTACGAGGTCCTCGAACTGCTCACCGCGCTGACCGAGAAATCGCTGCTGGTCTCCGCGGGCGACGAGGCTCCGCGCTACCGGATGCTCGGCACGATCAAGGAGTACGCCGCGCAACGGCTCGCCGAGGCGGACGGAACGCTGCTGGCACGCCACGCGCATCTCGCGTATTTCACCGGCCTCGCCGAGGCCGCCGAGCCGATGCTCCGCCAGGCCGAGCAGCTGGAATGGCTCGCCAAGCTCAACGCCGAGCACGACAACATCACCGCGGCGATGCGCGGCGCCCTCACGGCGGGCGAAGCGCCGGAAGCGATGCGGCTCGCGGCGGCCTGTGGCTGGTACTGGTGGCTCAGCGGGCACCGCACGGAAGGCATGGAGCTGGTCAGCGCGGCCGTCAAAACGCCGGGCGAGGTGCCGGAAGAGATCGCGGCCGTCGTGTACGGGCTCGTCTCACTCTTCGTGAGTTCCGGTTTCGCCGACGAGCACACCGCGGCGAAGTGGATCCACGAGTCGTACCGGCTGGGCACGCGCACCGAGAAGAAGCATCCGCTGCTGGGCCTCGTCGTCCCGCTGGAACGCATGCTGGCCGGAGACGAGGCGCTGTCCGCGTGGGAACCGGTGCTGGCGGACGAAAACCCTTGGGTCCGCGCGCTGGGCAGGCTGCACCTCGGCAAGATGCGCGTCTCGCTCGGCCATCCCGGCCGGGAGGCGGACGAATATCTCGAGGGGGCGCTCAGCGAGTTCCGGGCCATCGGGGAACGGTTCGGGATCTCGTTCGCCCTGACCGAACTGGCGGACCGGCTCGCCACGCGCGGCGAGTTCGCCACCGCGTGCGAGTACTACGAACAGGCGGTCACGGTGGTGACCGAGGTCGGTTCCGTCGAGGACCTGATCCGGCTGCGGTCGCGACAGGCACAGCTGTTCTGGCTGATGGGCGACGAGGAGGCCAGCGCCGCCGCCGCGGCCGATGCGGAACGGCGCGCCGAGCGGGTCACCTGGCCGGGTGCCCTGGGCATGTTCGCCCTCTCGCAGGCGGAACTCCTCCACTGGCGTGGCGAAACCGAGGAAGCGGCGAAGCAGCTCGACTTCGCGACGACCGTGATGGGCGACGAAGCGGGATTGGGACACGTCCGCGCCATCACCCACGACCTTCGCGGTTACTTCACCGACGATCTCGGCCGGTCCCGTGAACACCGGCAATCGGCCTATCAGGCGGCGAGTGAAGTGCAGTACCAGCCCTTGATCGCCCACGTGCTCGTCGGCATCGCGGATCTGGCCCTGCGCCAAGACGATGCCGAGCAGGCCGCGCGGCTGCTCGGGGCGGCCGACGAACTGCGCGGGCTGCCGGACCGGTCCCGGCCGGACGTGACCCGCATCGATGAGACAGTGCTGCGCCGCCTCGGCGAAGCGAAGTTCGCGGAGGCGGCGCGAGAAGGCGCTGCGGCGGACTGGAAACAGCTGGCCGAGGTCACGCTCGCTTCTTGA
- a CDS encoding ABC transporter permease translates to MNSPSTVMLRRNFKHLVRNPTSVFNAILMPVVMMLMFVYVFGDAFSVGVDYIDYATPGLMLLAVCYGLGATATAVNSDMTKGIINRFKVMDVSRGAVLTGHVIASVLTNLVAIAALTGVAFLLGFSPAAGFLDWLGVVGIVVLLGFAAAWLTVALGLAAKSPETAGMASVPLVMLPFFSSAIVPAEKMGPGLREFAQYQPFTPIIETLRGLLNGAPAAGDVLPALGWCAGIALAGYLWASSTFKKRA, encoded by the coding sequence ATGAACTCCCCCTCGACGGTGATGTTGCGCCGCAACTTCAAGCACCTCGTCCGCAACCCGACCTCGGTGTTCAACGCGATCCTGATGCCGGTGGTGATGATGCTGATGTTCGTCTACGTCTTCGGGGACGCGTTCAGCGTCGGCGTCGACTACATCGACTACGCGACACCGGGTTTGATGCTGCTGGCCGTCTGCTACGGCCTCGGCGCCACCGCGACCGCGGTGAACTCCGACATGACCAAGGGCATCATCAACCGGTTCAAGGTCATGGACGTCTCCCGTGGCGCCGTGCTGACCGGGCACGTCATCGCCAGCGTGCTGACCAACCTGGTCGCCATCGCGGCGCTCACCGGGGTGGCCTTCCTGCTCGGCTTCTCGCCGGCGGCCGGTTTCCTCGACTGGCTCGGCGTGGTCGGTATCGTCGTCCTGCTCGGTTTCGCGGCGGCCTGGCTCACGGTCGCGCTGGGACTGGCGGCGAAATCCCCGGAAACCGCGGGAATGGCCTCGGTGCCGCTGGTCATGCTGCCGTTCTTCAGCAGCGCGATCGTGCCCGCCGAGAAGATGGGGCCGGGGCTCCGGGAGTTCGCCCAGTACCAGCCCTTCACGCCGATCATCGAGACCCTGCGCGGGCTTCTCAACGGGGCACCCGCCGCGGGCGACGTGCTCCCGGCCCTCGGCTGGTGCGCCGGGATCGCGCTCGCCGGATACCTGTGGGCGTCCTCGACGTTCAAGAAGCGAGCGTGA
- a CDS encoding daunorubicin resistance protein DrrA family ABC transporter ATP-binding protein: MNDTAIAVSGLRKTFGDKVVLDGIDLEVQAGTIFSLLGPNGAGKTTTVNLLTTLMKADGGTAKVAGHDLVTEAKAVRAAIGVTGQFAAVDELLTGQENLQLMVDLSRGKAGKNVVSELLERFDLVESARKPASTYSGGMRRKLDLAMTLVGDPRIIFLDEPTTGLDPRSRRTMWSIIRELVAGGVTVFLTTQYLEEADQLADRIAVLDQGRLVAQGTPAELKRRMPGTHVRLHFTTVAELDAAARIFPGATRDDEELDLRIPSDTGTKSLRSLLDRLDEYSIAAEEFSVHTPDLDDVFLALTGHDTEAAR; the protein is encoded by the coding sequence ATGAACGACACAGCGATCGCGGTCTCCGGACTGCGCAAGACCTTCGGCGACAAGGTCGTGCTCGACGGCATAGACCTCGAAGTCCAGGCGGGCACCATCTTCTCCTTGCTCGGCCCGAACGGGGCGGGGAAGACCACGACGGTGAACCTGCTGACCACCCTGATGAAGGCCGACGGCGGGACCGCGAAGGTCGCGGGCCACGACCTGGTGACCGAGGCCAAGGCGGTGCGCGCCGCGATCGGCGTCACCGGCCAGTTCGCGGCGGTCGACGAGCTGCTGACCGGCCAGGAGAACCTCCAGCTGATGGTGGACCTGAGCCGCGGGAAAGCGGGCAAGAACGTCGTGTCCGAGCTGCTGGAACGCTTCGACCTGGTGGAATCGGCGCGCAAGCCGGCGTCGACCTACTCGGGCGGTATGCGCCGGAAGCTGGATCTGGCGATGACGCTCGTCGGCGATCCGCGGATCATCTTCCTCGACGAGCCCACCACGGGCCTGGACCCGCGCAGCCGTCGCACGATGTGGTCGATCATCCGCGAGCTGGTGGCGGGCGGCGTGACCGTCTTCCTCACCACCCAGTACCTCGAGGAAGCCGACCAGCTCGCCGACCGGATCGCGGTCCTCGACCAGGGCCGCCTGGTCGCGCAGGGCACGCCCGCCGAGCTCAAGCGCCGGATGCCCGGCACGCACGTCCGGCTCCACTTCACCACCGTCGCCGAACTCGACGCGGCGGCCCGGATCTTCCCCGGAGCCACTCGCGACGACGAGGAACTCGACCTGCGGATCCCCAGCGACACCGGGACGAAATCCCTGCGCTCGCTGCTCGACCGGCTCGACGAGTACTCGATCGCCGCCGAAGAGTTCTCCGTCCACACCCCTGATCTCGATGACGTTTTCCTCGCCCTGACCGGCCACGACACGGAGGCAGCCCGATGA
- a CDS encoding cytochrome P450 yields the protein MTQTVPVPQGLPMERDAGPFDPPREITRLREARPVSPMVFPDGHEGWLVTGYDEVRQMMADTRFSSRQDIGILHVPYETGMPAPTEPSPPMPGMFVAMDPPDHGRLRKRLTGAFTVKRMKQLEEHIVEITERQLDAMANLTPPIDLVKEFALPVPSLVICELLGVPYEDRESFQANSAQLMVRDQTLEEKMAAFIGMNTFLTELVTRKRETPGDDILSDLGRHEDLTIEELAGAAFLLLLAGHETTANMLALGTFALLEHPEQLAELRADAELLPGAVEELLRYLSVADIFFRYATEDLELGGETIPAGSTVIISLLAANRDPRRFENPDALDLHRNARGLLSFGHGIHQCLGQQLARIEMRAGFEGLLRRFPTLALAVPAEEVKLKTDMNIYGVHELPVTWTA from the coding sequence ATGACTCAGACGGTTCCCGTCCCGCAGGGCCTCCCGATGGAGCGCGACGCGGGGCCCTTCGACCCGCCCCGCGAGATCACCCGGCTGCGCGAGGCCCGCCCGGTGAGTCCCATGGTCTTCCCCGACGGTCACGAAGGATGGCTCGTCACCGGCTACGACGAGGTCCGGCAGATGATGGCCGACACCCGGTTCAGCTCGCGCCAGGACATCGGCATCCTGCACGTGCCGTACGAGACGGGGATGCCCGCTCCGACCGAACCGTCGCCGCCGATGCCGGGCATGTTCGTCGCGATGGACCCGCCGGACCACGGCCGGCTGCGGAAGCGGCTGACCGGCGCCTTCACCGTGAAGCGGATGAAGCAGCTCGAAGAGCACATAGTCGAGATCACTGAACGGCAGCTGGACGCGATGGCGAACCTGACTCCGCCGATCGACCTGGTCAAGGAGTTCGCGCTGCCGGTGCCGTCGCTGGTGATCTGCGAGCTGCTCGGCGTCCCCTACGAGGACCGCGAGAGCTTCCAGGCCAACTCCGCGCAGCTCATGGTCAGGGACCAGACGCTGGAGGAGAAGATGGCCGCGTTCATCGGGATGAACACGTTCCTCACCGAACTGGTCACCCGCAAACGCGAGACGCCCGGCGACGACATCCTGTCCGACCTCGGCCGCCACGAAGACCTCACCATCGAGGAACTGGCGGGCGCCGCGTTCCTGCTGCTGCTCGCCGGACACGAGACCACCGCGAACATGCTGGCGCTGGGCACCTTCGCGCTCCTGGAGCACCCTGAGCAGCTCGCCGAACTGCGGGCCGACGCGGAGCTGCTCCCCGGCGCCGTCGAAGAACTGCTTCGCTACCTGTCCGTCGCCGACATCTTCTTCCGTTACGCCACGGAGGATCTGGAGCTCGGCGGCGAAACGATCCCCGCGGGGTCGACGGTGATCATCTCGCTGCTGGCCGCCAACCGTGATCCGCGACGGTTCGAAAACCCCGATGCCTTGGACCTGCACCGCAACGCCCGCGGTCTGCTGTCGTTCGGGCACGGCATCCACCAGTGCCTCGGGCAGCAGCTGGCGCGGATCGAGATGCGCGCGGGTTTCGAGGGACTGCTGCGCCGTTTCCCGACACTCGCGCTCGCCGTGCCCGCCGAGGAGGTCAAGCTCAAGACCGACATGAACATCTACGGCGTGCACGAGCTTCCGGTCACCTGGACCGCATAG
- a CDS encoding poly(ethylene terephthalate) hydrolase family protein, producing MRSLSRRALLTVLALAVSATAVPQTAVAASAAAPTSPRVYEKAGPHKAVKATGGPAHTLYYPADIASDGTEHPVLIWGNGTNATVDQYEQLFTHLASWGYVVAAANTGQSGSGQEMLAGARYLIAENSRAGSVFQGRIATGKIAAAGHSQGGGGAIAAGADPLVKTTLPIMPGPQGNVNKLHGPAFFVSGQADVVVPAFYVRSRFLACDQVPAVYGQLKGATHFLQGETRDRAIGAITAWLRFHLSGDQNAESVFYGTVSGLDQDDDGWSATERNEKAA from the coding sequence ATGCGTTCCTTGAGCCGCAGGGCATTGCTGACCGTGCTGGCGCTGGCCGTGTCGGCGACGGCGGTCCCGCAGACCGCCGTCGCCGCGTCGGCGGCCGCCCCGACCAGTCCGCGCGTGTACGAGAAAGCCGGGCCGCACAAGGCGGTCAAGGCGACAGGCGGTCCGGCGCACACCCTCTACTACCCGGCCGACATCGCCTCTGACGGCACCGAGCATCCGGTGCTGATCTGGGGCAACGGCACGAACGCCACCGTCGACCAGTACGAGCAGCTTTTCACCCACCTCGCGAGCTGGGGTTACGTCGTCGCGGCCGCGAACACCGGCCAGTCGGGATCCGGCCAGGAGATGCTGGCGGGCGCCCGGTATCTGATCGCGGAGAACTCCCGTGCGGGCAGCGTCTTCCAGGGCCGCATCGCCACCGGGAAGATCGCCGCCGCCGGGCATTCGCAGGGCGGGGGCGGCGCGATCGCGGCCGGGGCGGACCCGCTCGTCAAGACCACGCTGCCGATCATGCCCGGCCCGCAGGGCAACGTGAACAAGCTGCACGGACCCGCCTTCTTCGTGTCCGGGCAGGCCGACGTCGTCGTGCCCGCCTTCTACGTGCGCAGCCGATTCCTTGCCTGCGACCAGGTTCCCGCCGTGTATGGCCAGCTGAAGGGCGCCACGCACTTCCTCCAGGGCGAGACCCGCGACCGGGCCATCGGCGCCATCACCGCGTGGCTGCGGTTCCACCTCTCCGGTGACCAGAACGCCGAAAGTGTCTTCTATGGCACCGTTTCCGGCCTCGACCAGGACGACGACGGCTGGTCCGCGACCGAGCGGAACGAAAAGGCCGCCTGA